A genomic window from Methanobacterium sp. BRmetb2 includes:
- the phoU gene encoding phosphate transport system regulatory protein PhoU, with translation MKKYPRIQFRKKLKDLRKEIDKMGQVTIQSQKNAADALVNYDEELVKDVIKSGKEINLLAFNLERHCISIIAAEQPVASDLRFIEACIKVSSHLKRINQRTVDIGKTAELLKDEELPKDALRVVGHMADIVQMMLSKSIYAFLDQNMDMARGLRYDDDKVDDLFDEAMDHITKTMAKDNESIPYMVYLLFVSRYLKRIADRAVSIGDRTIFMMTCEKP, from the coding sequence ATGAAAAAATATCCAAGAATACAATTTCGAAAGAAATTAAAGGATCTTAGGAAAGAAATTGATAAAATGGGGCAAGTTACAATTCAATCCCAAAAAAATGCAGCAGATGCCCTTGTAAATTATGATGAAGAACTGGTCAAAGATGTTATCAAATCTGGTAAAGAAATAAATTTGCTGGCTTTTAACTTAGAAAGGCATTGTATAAGTATTATTGCTGCGGAACAGCCTGTTGCAAGTGATTTAAGATTTATTGAAGCGTGTATTAAGGTTTCCAGTCATCTTAAAAGAATAAATCAGAGGACAGTTGATATTGGAAAAACTGCAGAGTTACTAAAAGATGAAGAACTTCCAAAAGATGCTTTGAGAGTAGTTGGACATATGGCAGATATAGTCCAGATGATGTTAAGTAAAAGTATTTACGCATTCCTTGATCAAAACATGGATATGGCAAGGGGCCTGAGATATGATGATGATAAAGTGGATGACCTTTTTGATGAAGCAATGGATCATATCACTAAAACCATGGCTAAAGACAACGAATCTATACCCTACATGGTTTATCTGCTTTTTGTTTCCAGGTATCTCAAAAGAATTGCCGACCGTGCAGTTAGTATAGGGGATCGAACCATATTTATGATGACCTGTGAAAAACCTTAA
- a CDS encoding fumarate hydratase yields MISIKMIEDTICNLFKEAVIKLPEDVVTALEEAYNNECDDIAKLNLKAILDNIKAAEKMQIPMCQDTGLPIVFVKMGNVQVENLYEGIRRGVKKATKEVPLRPNVVNPLTRKNTGNNTGNKIPQVDIELIEEEEIEFTVFPKGFGSENNNALKMALPGEGVEGIKKFVVETVVAAGGKPCPPTIVGVGIGGSSDMALKLAKKALLDKVGQRHPDKKIADLETSILDEINGSGIGPMGLGGNTTALDVKILLADTHTAGLPIGVCIQCWAGRHVSATLKP; encoded by the coding sequence ATGATTAGCATAAAAATGATAGAAGATACTATCTGTAATTTATTCAAAGAAGCCGTCATAAAACTGCCTGAAGATGTTGTTACTGCTCTTGAAGAAGCTTATAACAATGAATGTGATGATATTGCCAAGTTAAATCTCAAGGCTATTCTGGATAATATCAAAGCAGCAGAAAAAATGCAAATACCCATGTGCCAAGATACCGGTCTTCCCATTGTTTTTGTAAAAATGGGAAATGTTCAAGTGGAAAATTTATATGAAGGAATTAGAAGAGGAGTTAAAAAAGCCACCAAAGAAGTTCCTCTAAGGCCCAACGTAGTCAATCCACTAACTCGTAAAAATACAGGTAACAACACCGGTAATAAAATTCCTCAAGTTGATATAGAACTTATTGAAGAAGAAGAAATAGAATTCACTGTTTTTCCTAAAGGTTTTGGTTCCGAAAACAATAATGCTCTGAAAATGGCCCTGCCGGGTGAGGGTGTTGAAGGTATTAAAAAATTTGTGGTGGAAACTGTTGTTGCTGCTGGTGGAAAACCATGCCCCCCTACTATTGTAGGAGTTGGAATTGGTGGTTCCTCAGATATGGCATTAAAGCTTGCAAAAAAAGCTTTACTGGACAAAGTTGGGCAGCGTCATCCTGATAAAAAAATTGCAGATTTGGAAACCAGTATACTTGATGAAATCAATGGTTCTGGTATTGGACCTATGGGTCTTGGTGGTAATACCACGGCATTGGATGTTAAAATTTTATTAGCTGATACACATACTGCAGGATTACCTATTGGTGTTTGTATTCAGTGCTGGGCTGGAAGACATGTCAGTGCTACTTTAAAACCTTAA
- a CDS encoding formate hydrogenlyase produces the protein MKELISQPELCDSCMKCERECPQNAIRVIDGVPITCLHCSPERAPCLTVCPENAIEEIDGAIIIDEDKCIGCGLCRDSCPIGAIHMDENGIAKKCNLCIDLKEPVCVLTCPKNALKTDSQDAAFEKREKVVKELEKVKAIMKY, from the coding sequence ATGAAAGAATTAATTTCACAACCAGAACTTTGCGATTCCTGTATGAAATGTGAGCGAGAATGTCCTCAAAACGCCATCAGAGTGATAGATGGAGTACCTATCACATGTTTACACTGTTCCCCTGAACGAGCACCCTGCTTAACAGTATGCCCCGAAAACGCTATAGAGGAAATTGATGGTGCCATAATAATTGACGAAGATAAATGCATAGGTTGTGGTCTTTGTAGAGACTCCTGTCCAATTGGCGCAATCCACATGGATGAAAATGGTATTGCCAAAAAATGCAACCTCTGTATAGACCTTAAAGAACCAGTTTGTGTACTTACATGCCCTAAAAATGCTCTTAAAACTGATTCTCAGGACGCTGCGTTTGAAAAACGTGAGAAAGTTGTTAAAGAATTGGAAAAAGTCAAAGCAATCATGAAGTACTAA
- a CDS encoding ferredoxin, which translates to MDKILIQPDLCDGCLDCEEACEKLHGASRITVREIDGSYYPIICQQCEDAPCKMICPTDAIEDKSVETEKCIGCSLCMLVCPFGAVVMHDRKAQKCDQCPDMDVPACIKACSKRAISIVDTEKMKLEKQMEHIKKVSELGKKTKKEGSDILDLLTAKTRAKDALKQGGKE; encoded by the coding sequence TTGGATAAAATATTAATTCAACCAGATCTTTGTGATGGTTGTCTGGATTGCGAAGAAGCCTGCGAAAAACTTCATGGAGCATCAAGGATTACCGTAAGAGAGATTGATGGATCTTACTACCCTATTATTTGCCAACAGTGTGAAGACGCTCCTTGTAAGATGATATGCCCCACTGATGCTATTGAAGATAAGAGTGTAGAAACTGAAAAATGTATTGGCTGCAGTCTCTGTATGCTGGTATGTCCCTTTGGAGCAGTAGTTATGCATGATAGAAAGGCACAGAAATGTGATCAATGCCCTGACATGGATGTTCCTGCATGTATCAAGGCCTGTTCTAAAAGAGCAATTTCAATAGTTGACACTGAAAAGATGAAGTTAGAAAAACAGATGGAACATATTAAAAAAGTCTCTGAACTGGGTAAAAAAACTAAAAAAGAAGGTTCAGATATTTTAGATCTTTTAACTGCTAAAACTAGGGCAAAAGATGCCCTTAAACAGGGAGGCAAAGAATGA
- a CDS encoding 2-ketoisovalerate ferredoxin oxidoreductase (catalyzes the coenzyme A-dependent oxidation of 3-methyl-2-oxobutanoate coupled to the reduction of ferredoxin producing S-(2-methylpropanoyl)-CoA), which yields MDIPEKEFLAPGHRGCAGCGATIGVRLALKMLGKNTVAVSATGCLEVITTPYPETAWEIPWMHVAFENAAAVASGVERALKSQGKDDVTVVAFAGDGGTADIGLQALSGAMERGHNLIYICYDNEAYMNTGIQRSGSTPYGASTTTSPHGKESFGEDKPKKNIPMIMAAHGVPYVATASIAYPEDFMKKVKKAKEIEGPAYIHLHQPCTTGWGFDPSKTIEMGRLAVDTGSWILYEIEEGNFRVTYRPIQRKPVNEYLEAQKRFKHLADEEKEQIQKYVDKFCAELKI from the coding sequence ATGGATATACCTGAAAAAGAATTTTTAGCACCAGGGCACAGAGGATGTGCCGGATGCGGTGCCACAATAGGTGTTAGACTGGCACTTAAAATGCTGGGTAAAAACACCGTGGCAGTATCTGCAACTGGATGTTTAGAGGTCATAACTACACCTTATCCTGAAACAGCATGGGAAATTCCATGGATGCATGTAGCTTTTGAAAACGCAGCAGCAGTAGCATCTGGAGTCGAAAGAGCCCTTAAATCACAAGGTAAAGATGATGTTACTGTAGTAGCATTTGCAGGTGACGGTGGGACTGCAGATATAGGTCTTCAGGCTCTTTCTGGAGCAATGGAAAGAGGTCATAACTTAATTTACATTTGTTACGATAACGAAGCATACATGAATACAGGTATTCAAAGAAGTGGTTCCACACCATATGGTGCTTCAACAACAACCTCACCTCATGGTAAGGAAAGTTTTGGAGAAGATAAACCAAAAAAGAATATACCTATGATCATGGCTGCACATGGAGTGCCTTACGTTGCTACAGCATCCATAGCATACCCAGAAGATTTCATGAAAAAGGTTAAAAAAGCTAAAGAAATTGAAGGGCCCGCCTACATACATCTTCACCAACCATGTACCACTGGTTGGGGTTTCGATCCTTCTAAAACCATAGAAATGGGAAGATTAGCAGTTGACACAGGTTCATGGATATTATATGAAATTGAAGAAGGAAATTTCAGAGTTACTTACAGACCTATCCAGAGAAAACCAGTCAATGAATATTTAGAAGCTCAAAAAAGATTTAAACATCTTGCGGACGAAGAAAAAGAACAAATACAAAAGTATGTAGATAAGTTCTGCGCGGAATTGAAAATATAA
- the porA gene encoding pyruvate ferredoxin oxidoreductase: protein MVLKVISTNQAIAEAVNLAKPNVIPVYPITPQTSISEYLAKFVADGILKTEYIRVESEHSAISACVGACSTGVRVFTATSSQGLALMHEILFAAAGMRNPIVMANANRALSAPLSIWNDHQDSISERDGGWMQTYVESGQEALDAVLISYKVSENNDVLLPSMVCLDGFILTHTVEPVDIPSHEEVDAFLPPYKPEHEFLDPEKPMSIGTFTDPNYYMEARYEMQVAMEKSKDVIKKVNKEFEEAFGRKYDFVESYRCEDAEIIFVAMGSLCSTIRYVVDKLREKGEKVGLLKVRVFRPFPDKEIYEALKNADKIAVLDKNVSFGIGGVLFNEIKAKMDVDAYGFIVGLGGRDITPDHIVEIMNKTKNPTKDVQWIGLKEEV, encoded by the coding sequence ATGGTACTTAAAGTTATTTCTACAAACCAAGCAATAGCTGAAGCAGTAAATCTAGCAAAACCAAATGTTATTCCCGTTTATCCCATTACTCCTCAAACATCTATATCTGAATACTTAGCCAAATTTGTGGCTGATGGGATATTAAAAACAGAATACATACGCGTTGAATCTGAACACAGCGCCATTAGTGCTTGTGTTGGAGCATGCAGCACAGGAGTCAGAGTTTTCACAGCAACATCTTCTCAGGGTTTAGCTTTAATGCACGAGATTTTGTTTGCTGCTGCGGGTATGAGAAACCCAATAGTAATGGCCAATGCAAACAGAGCATTATCAGCACCATTAAGCATCTGGAACGATCATCAAGATTCTATATCAGAAAGAGATGGTGGATGGATGCAGACCTATGTTGAAAGTGGACAGGAAGCACTGGATGCTGTCTTAATATCATACAAAGTTTCTGAAAACAATGATGTGCTGCTACCAAGCATGGTATGTTTAGATGGATTTATATTAACTCATACAGTTGAACCAGTAGATATACCTTCTCATGAAGAAGTAGATGCATTTTTACCACCTTATAAACCAGAACATGAATTTCTGGATCCAGAAAAACCTATGTCCATTGGTACATTTACTGATCCGAATTATTATATGGAAGCCCGTTATGAGATGCAAGTGGCAATGGAAAAATCCAAAGACGTAATAAAAAAAGTTAATAAGGAATTTGAAGAAGCATTTGGAAGAAAATATGACTTTGTTGAAAGTTACAGATGTGAAGATGCTGAAATAATATTTGTTGCCATGGGATCTCTTTGCAGTACTATAAGATATGTTGTAGATAAATTAAGAGAAAAGGGCGAAAAAGTTGGACTTTTAAAAGTACGAGTATTCCGACCCTTCCCTGACAAAGAAATTTATGAAGCTTTGAAAAATGCTGATAAAATAGCAGTTTTGGATAAAAATGTTTCATTTGGAATAGGTGGCGTATTATTTAATGAGATAAAAGCCAAAATGGATGTAGATGCTTATGGATTTATTGTAGGGCTTGGTGGAAGAGATATAACCCCAGATCACATAGTTGAAATAATGAATAAAACCAAAAATCCCACAAAAGATGTCCAGTGGATAGGACTTAAGGAGGAAGTTTAA
- a CDS encoding pyruvate synthase — MAIGATVKEPGSTRVNKTGSWRTFKPILDKDQCIDCENCILFCPEGCINKEHDIDYDYCKGCGICAEECPVKAIKMERE, encoded by the coding sequence ATGGCAATAGGAGCAACTGTTAAAGAACCAGGAAGCACTCGAGTAAACAAAACAGGCAGTTGGAGGACATTTAAACCAATTTTAGATAAAGATCAGTGTATCGACTGCGAAAACTGTATCCTGTTTTGTCCTGAGGGTTGTATAAATAAAGAACATGATATTGATTATGATTACTGTAAAGGATGCGGGATATGTGCAGAAGAATGTCCTGTTAAAGCAATAAAAATGGAGCGAGAATAG
- a CDS encoding pyruvate ferredoxin oxidoreductase (catalyzes the ferredoxin-dependent oxidative decarboxylation of pyruvate to form acetyl-CoA) produces the protein MIEIRFHGRGGQGAVTAAEILAKAAFEDGKYCQAFPFFGVERRGAPVMAFSRIDDKPITKRYQVYKPDYVIVLDEGLLEVVDVFAGLKQEGTVIINTINGLDLKEGIDVHSIDATEIALDKLGVPIVNTVMLGAFAGATSEVSLDSLLKIIKETFPGKIGEKNAEATKVAFDKVK, from the coding sequence ATGATCGAAATCCGATTTCATGGACGCGGTGGACAAGGAGCTGTTACAGCTGCCGAGATATTAGCAAAGGCAGCCTTCGAAGATGGAAAATACTGTCAAGCATTTCCATTCTTCGGTGTTGAAAGAAGAGGCGCACCAGTCATGGCGTTTTCAAGAATTGATGATAAACCAATAACTAAAAGATATCAAGTTTATAAACCTGATTATGTTATCGTATTAGACGAAGGACTTTTAGAAGTCGTCGATGTATTTGCTGGACTAAAACAAGAAGGTACTGTTATTATAAATACTATAAATGGGCTTGATTTAAAGGAAGGCATAGATGTTCATAGTATTGATGCAACGGAAATAGCACTAGACAAATTGGGGGTCCCAATAGTTAACACGGTGATGTTAGGCGCCTTTGCCGGTGCAACTAGTGAAGTTTCATTAGATTCCCTTTTAAAAATAATTAAAGAGACTTTCCCTGGGAAAATAGGAGAAAAAAATGCTGAAGCTACCAAAGTAGCTTTTGATAAAGTTAAATAA
- a CDS encoding dihydropteroate synthase — protein MEVLIITAKLASNLVKKVSSQSNQNVHVHTVNTPIAAFLTPQKIVGELEKLNDHLLESIDILLTPGLIRKDVDHVREKMGIPTFKGPKDAADLKIVLDLVEKLDLSTKTPADKLIEDELRKQALEFIENFENDTKNRAKLLKKPENILVGKLPVGEDFPMRVLAEIANAPLLSKKDLVDRARYFVKNGAEMVDIGMVAGENLQDKIPSMVQILKKELGSVPISIDTLNPLEIEVAVESGVDMVLSVDHGNCDHVLPFIEEKNIPAVLLPTDYKKGWVPETVDERVESLEELRKRCKKIDVIADLVLDPINSSSIVDSIISCHNFKQKNKDPLFFGIGNVTELLDTDSVGVNALLSGIAMELGASVLFTPEESGKTLGSVFELSVSSKMMFLAKNRGSIPKDLGINLVVFKDKRKGEEITEEFDVPLVEGQLDTNFVQDPAGSFKIMIESDKIKAVHYKKSQPDLAVIGPTAKHVYDEILKLNLVSRMEHALYLGAELEKAEIALITQKNYVQDFELFKKINLE, from the coding sequence ATGGAAGTACTAATAATCACGGCAAAACTTGCAAGTAATCTTGTAAAAAAAGTATCATCTCAATCAAACCAAAATGTGCATGTTCACACGGTTAATACTCCAATAGCGGCTTTTTTAACCCCACAAAAAATAGTAGGGGAACTTGAAAAATTAAATGATCATCTCCTTGAATCCATTGATATATTATTAACGCCGGGCCTTATAAGAAAAGATGTTGATCACGTAAGAGAAAAAATGGGTATTCCCACATTTAAAGGCCCTAAAGATGCTGCAGATCTCAAAATTGTTTTAGATCTTGTAGAAAAATTAGATTTATCAACAAAAACTCCTGCAGACAAATTAATTGAAGATGAACTTCGAAAGCAGGCACTGGAATTTATAGAAAATTTTGAAAATGATACAAAAAATAGGGCAAAGTTACTGAAAAAACCTGAAAATATCTTGGTGGGAAAACTTCCTGTAGGTGAAGATTTCCCTATGCGGGTTCTTGCAGAGATAGCCAACGCACCATTACTAAGCAAGAAGGATCTTGTGGATAGAGCCAGATATTTCGTAAAAAATGGTGCAGAGATGGTTGACATTGGAATGGTGGCTGGAGAAAACCTACAAGATAAAATTCCTTCCATGGTACAAATTTTAAAAAAGGAGTTGGGATCTGTTCCAATAAGTATCGATACATTAAATCCGTTAGAAATAGAAGTTGCAGTGGAATCCGGGGTGGACATGGTTTTGAGTGTTGATCATGGTAACTGTGACCATGTTTTACCTTTTATCGAGGAGAAAAACATTCCTGCAGTACTTTTACCCACGGATTATAAAAAAGGTTGGGTGCCGGAAACTGTTGATGAAAGGGTGGAATCCTTAGAAGAGTTAAGGAAAAGGTGTAAAAAAATTGATGTAATTGCCGATTTAGTTCTTGATCCAATTAACAGCAGTAGTATTGTAGATTCTATAATCTCCTGCCATAATTTTAAACAAAAAAACAAAGATCCCCTATTTTTTGGAATAGGTAATGTGACTGAACTTTTGGATACGGATTCTGTGGGTGTAAATGCACTACTTTCTGGAATAGCCATGGAATTAGGTGCAAGTGTATTATTTACACCAGAAGAAAGTGGAAAAACATTGGGAAGTGTTTTTGAACTTTCAGTCTCATCAAAGATGATGTTTTTAGCTAAAAATCGAGGTTCCATACCTAAAGATCTTGGGATTAATCTTGTGGTATTCAAGGATAAGCGTAAAGGAGAGGAAATAACTGAAGAATTTGATGTCCCCCTGGTAGAAGGTCAATTGGATACTAACTTTGTACAGGATCCAGCAGGCAGTTTTAAGATAATGATAGAATCCGATAAAATCAAGGCAGTACACTATAAAAAATCCCAGCCAGATCTAGCTGTAATCGGCCCGACTGCAAAACATGTTTATGATGAAATATTAAAATTAAATCTAGTTTCAAGGATGGAACACGCATTATATTTGGGAGCGGAACTTGAAAAAGCAGAAATAGCATTAATTACCCAAAAAAATTATGTTCAAGATTTTGAGCTGTTTAAAAAAATAAATTTAGAATGA
- a CDS encoding TIGR00269 family protein — MKICTKCGNPQVIIEKKYSGQVLCKECFIRTTTEKVLKNIRKYKLIKKGDKVTVALSGGKDSVMVLDILNSLYEREIINLTAVTIDEGIKGYREDGVRIAASNAKKLGIQHKIVTFKDYLGTTLDEIMNKQSSREISRGACTYCGVFRRWILNQAAKDENATKLATGHNLDDETQAILMNYLEGNIDNLTRIGPKSEAKTSQFVVKVKPLREIPEKEVGLYVVAKELEVHFASCPYSSDSFRAEIGKFIKELSVDRPTIMYSTLRGFDKIRPVLKKEFARDYEMGRCLNCGEPAAHDLCRACIFCKELEDNK, encoded by the coding sequence ATGAAAATTTGCACTAAATGTGGTAATCCCCAAGTTATTATCGAAAAAAAATATTCAGGACAGGTTCTCTGCAAAGAATGTTTTATTCGAACCACCACAGAAAAAGTATTAAAGAATATTAGAAAATATAAACTCATAAAAAAGGGAGATAAAGTTACCGTAGCATTATCTGGAGGTAAAGATAGTGTTATGGTGTTGGATATCCTTAATTCTCTTTATGAGAGAGAAATAATTAACCTTACAGCGGTAACCATAGATGAGGGGATCAAAGGCTATCGTGAAGATGGAGTTAGAATTGCTGCAAGTAATGCTAAAAAATTGGGAATACAACATAAAATTGTAACCTTTAAGGATTATTTAGGCACAACCCTTGATGAAATCATGAATAAACAATCATCAAGAGAAATTTCAAGAGGGGCATGCACCTATTGTGGGGTGTTTAGGCGGTGGATCCTAAATCAAGCAGCCAAAGATGAAAATGCAACTAAACTGGCCACTGGCCACAATCTGGATGATGAAACACAGGCTATTCTTATGAATTATTTAGAGGGCAATATAGATAATCTAACCCGTATAGGCCCAAAATCAGAGGCTAAAACTAGCCAATTTGTGGTTAAGGTTAAACCTCTTCGAGAAATTCCAGAAAAAGAAGTGGGATTATATGTGGTGGCCAAAGAGTTGGAAGTGCACTTTGCAAGCTGTCCCTACTCAAGTGATTCTTTCCGAGCAGAAATTGGTAAATTTATAAAGGAATTATCAGTCGATCGTCCAACTATTATGTATTCTACTTTACGTGGATTTGATAAGATTAGACCAGTATTAAAAAAGGAATTCGCTCGAGATTATGAAATGGGCCGATGTTTGAACTGTGGAGAACCTGCAGCACATGACCTGTGTCGTGCATGTATATTTTGTAAGGAGCTGGAGGATAATAAATGA
- a CDS encoding thiamine biosynthesis protein ThiS: MKITLIIGDKEESKDYSQNKTIKELLDDMDMPSETVVVKKNNEIVMEDELIEDDDIIEVIKVIYGG, from the coding sequence ATGAAAATTACGCTAATTATTGGGGATAAGGAAGAATCAAAAGATTACTCACAGAATAAAACCATTAAAGAATTATTAGATGACATGGACATGCCATCTGAAACAGTGGTAGTAAAGAAAAATAATGAAATTGTAATGGAAGATGAGCTAATTGAAGATGATGATATCATTGAAGTTATAAAAGTTATATACGGCGGTTAA
- a CDS encoding peptidase M50: MDDKSFYFTIYNYDPKSFENLVDELDKMGYVPFLKEKGNFYEINVFKKRKHGKSNTNINIALLIVTIITTVFAGYFFGGGKLIDGIAFSIAIMSIIGGHETAHYLAAKKHGVKATLPYFIPAPTLIGTFGAVINVKSPIPNKNALFDLGVSGPLVGIVITIPVLIIGIYLSTLVPMQKDTIVFMPSILMGLIANFIFPEVPYGYMVSLHPVAFAGWVGIVITMLNLMPVAFLDGGHISRSLFSEKVHRYISYVGIAVTFLLGWIPMGVLMIIIMFWSKKHPGALDHVTKLTKRRKILAVVTLIVFILCLSPIPLTSL; encoded by the coding sequence ATGGATGATAAATCATTTTATTTTACCATCTATAATTATGATCCAAAATCATTTGAAAATCTTGTGGATGAACTTGATAAAATGGGATATGTTCCTTTTTTAAAAGAAAAGGGTAATTTTTATGAGATAAATGTTTTCAAAAAAAGAAAACATGGAAAATCTAATACTAACATTAACATAGCCCTTTTAATTGTTACCATCATAACTACTGTTTTTGCAGGGTACTTCTTTGGAGGAGGTAAATTAATTGATGGAATTGCCTTTTCCATAGCCATCATGAGTATTATTGGTGGCCATGAAACTGCACATTACCTGGCTGCGAAAAAACACGGTGTAAAAGCAACATTACCTTATTTCATACCAGCCCCTACTTTGATCGGCACATTTGGAGCTGTTATTAATGTTAAATCACCCATCCCCAATAAAAATGCACTTTTTGATTTAGGTGTAAGCGGCCCTTTAGTAGGGATTGTCATAACCATACCCGTGCTCATCATAGGTATTTATCTCTCAACATTGGTTCCAATGCAAAAAGATACGATAGTGTTCATGCCCTCTATCTTAATGGGATTAATTGCTAATTTCATATTTCCAGAAGTACCCTATGGTTACATGGTAAGTCTACATCCCGTGGCATTTGCTGGATGGGTGGGTATTGTTATAACCATGCTTAATTTAATGCCCGTAGCATTTTTGGATGGTGGACATATATCTCGATCTCTTTTCAGTGAGAAGGTTCACAGATACATATCCTATGTGGGAATAGCAGTAACATTCCTTTTAGGATGGATTCCCATGGGAGTGTTAATGATTATAATTATGTTTTGGTCAAAAAAACATCCTGGGGCATTGGATCACGTCACCAAACTAACAAAAAGACGGAAAATTTTAGCAGTGGTGACTTTAATAGTTTTTATACTTTGTCTATCTCCAATTCCCCTTACTTCCCTTTAA
- a CDS encoding cytochrome C biogenesis protein — MDIGPLLSFLAGIASILSPCILPVIPIVIGHSLINQKKSDIITFIIGFYLIFTLIIVLTAVFTAAINYYLFYFRILASIIIMVVGIFLIINKSVFQISNSPKTDKYPFSSLMMGFLTSVAWAPCYGTYLIALIAYNVSTGNLIYTTFNLMLFTAGFSLTLLIIAFLTSKIDLKKIIKYSDWIRRISGIIIFIAGLYLILSLWGILYF; from the coding sequence ATGGATATAGGACCTTTACTTTCATTTCTAGCAGGAATAGCATCAATATTGTCTCCATGTATTCTACCAGTTATCCCCATTGTAATAGGACACTCTTTGATAAATCAAAAAAAATCAGATATAATAACATTTATAATTGGTTTCTATCTGATTTTTACGTTGATAATTGTATTAACCGCAGTATTTACTGCAGCAATAAATTACTACTTATTTTATTTCAGAATTCTTGCATCGATTATTATAATGGTGGTTGGAATTTTTTTAATTATAAATAAAAGTGTATTTCAGATTTCAAATTCGCCCAAAACAGATAAATATCCTTTTTCATCGTTGATGATGGGTTTTTTAACCTCAGTTGCATGGGCACCATGTTACGGCACGTATCTGATTGCATTGATTGCGTATAATGTCTCCACTGGAAATTTAATCTACACAACCTTTAATTTGATGCTGTTTACCGCAGGATTTTCTCTGACATTACTGATTATAGCGTTTTTAACTTCCAAAATTGATTTAAAAAAGATAATCAAATATTCTGATTGGATAAGGAGAATATCGGGAATCATAATATTTATAGCAGGATTATATCTTATCCTGAGTCTTTGGGGGATACTATATTTCTGA
- a CDS encoding phosphogluconate dehydrogenase — translation MKIGFLGFGEVASTLAKGLLEHGVEVSTCITGRSSKTVLKAEEIGVNLFDSNAELAKNSDMLLSTVVPGQAVNVAQEIEGNFKGIYVDLNNVAPYTVKKCSKFLINCKVVDAAIIGSIRSGLKTPIIASGKHSHEFAKLNDYGMNIEVIGDEVGQASSIKLLRSSFTKGIAALLFETMFAAYKMGLEEKVLEFISRTECPEFKDSSKSRIISSAYHSNRRLQEMEEIVQFLSDSNDLLMSRATLEFYENLDNNFDHFKKRPEDYQEIFNKLKKNLSEK, via the coding sequence GTGAAAATTGGATTTTTAGGATTTGGAGAAGTTGCATCAACATTAGCAAAAGGACTGCTAGAACATGGGGTTGAAGTTTCAACCTGTATAACTGGAAGAAGCTCAAAAACAGTGTTAAAAGCCGAAGAAATTGGAGTGAATTTATTTGACTCTAATGCGGAATTAGCCAAAAATTCAGACATGTTACTCTCCACAGTAGTACCTGGTCAGGCTGTAAATGTTGCCCAGGAGATTGAAGGAAATTTTAAGGGAATTTATGTTGATCTAAATAATGTTGCACCATATACAGTGAAAAAATGTTCAAAATTTCTCATTAATTGCAAAGTAGTGGACGCTGCAATCATCGGCAGCATAAGATCAGGATTAAAAACCCCAATAATAGCTTCTGGTAAACATTCCCATGAATTTGCAAAACTTAATGATTATGGGATGAACATTGAAGTTATAGGCGATGAAGTAGGGCAGGCATCTTCCATAAAGTTGCTTAGAAGCTCTTTTACAAAAGGTATTGCTGCACTACTTTTTGAAACCATGTTTGCCGCCTATAAAATGGGGCTAGAAGAAAAAGTTTTAGAATTCATTTCAAGGACGGAATGTCCGGAATTTAAAGATTCATCCAAATCCAGAATAATTAGTAGTGCTTATCACTCCAATAGACGTTTGCAAGAAATGGAAGAGATAGTCCAATTTTTATCTGATTCAAATGATCTTTTAATGAGTAGAGCAACCCTTGAATTTTATGAAAATCTTGACAATAATTTTGATCATTTCAAAAAACGTCCTGAAGATTATCAGGAAATCTTCAACAAATTAAAGAAGAATTTGAGCGAAAAATGA